The proteins below come from a single Xenopus tropicalis strain Nigerian chromosome 9, UCB_Xtro_10.0, whole genome shotgun sequence genomic window:
- the ubn1 gene encoding ubinuclein-1 isoform X3: protein MAEPRRMQLTCLPPTNPPNSSAVKRQRSEEQESETPAAATVRIALTLFEPDQKRCPEFCYPELLRNLRGDSRKSLHGEKSQKKVLNILSEEEAERKEVANIARRFEEKYGNKKRRRDRMQDLIDMGYGYDESDSFIDNSEAYDELVPASLSTKYGGFYINSGTLQFRQASESEDEASKEKKKKSPKVKLTLQAFFPVASINDLFFVLLLPPQKIKDRGEKVKKKKRAEDKKSKKNKHPKPGFTALNGTKDKKKKKHSIFKMLARFEQEKNAQKTIITPPTPTPTVKPSGISQQPTLPKPTPREAELTPDPTMSSHVSELLKAVSAIDSISEKPIENVPNTLPEKKHGVQGGTASEQATKAPASLPEGLPFALEKRIKELTKAVRASEGEKKGLLFSQEMNSALLDIYLLSRELSSSLRLAVFSHLASVLPCGKDTLGGRLREPLRKLKEAVARAMPEQISKYHEECKVYNQAKYAKLLEEDKEREQKAGSAEEEEGEKGGRKSSGPRKKFQWTDEIRQLLSQLVRTKVDMFEQEENGVPSLEDYLKSFLDGEVKPLWPRGWMQASTLFKESRRGYPQLSSILAKNRAMTAQKVKIKDSSNKNEKKPALPPKEAATDTVATSVSSKDMVSSSGPPPVVASSLSSYTQDNSLDGDLIHNPPSLDTVSEHLTALSSRPPAACLDFPSPRICLPEKPVEEKKKPSPPISVQLPRGASTDQPVTSEKKVVAPSHTAKPSSDVQQGKQKPHLNAQVKTLQIARPSMQPSVKLYQISNQHSKVNLVHPVQNGSPRVPVLSPPQRPFTKPAIVQGYHPPSPLNNLTRPAVPPSSVGKLAGNAGTTIQQVYRPPVPRNPVPPSSSSGSSSIPNLSPNSSLNPSISNASRNSSTLPTKKPPHPPQKLTLMAPQDSGVGTQGVAKLLTSSMVTGVGTGTSASSTIAQPPKCSPVPTILTSTPSLTVLTPAYKPNGGKLPGPTQLSLLSPISTFPLHVISFSTDPVPKAAASKDAIVTGPAPGTFHHGLARNVLGALHSSAAHHSSQLPRPSLANHIQPGQTDGAHIHGKGPAAPQKKL from the exons AGTCAGAAGAAGGTTCTGAACATACTGAGTGAAGAAGAAGCAGAGAGAAAAGAGGTTGCAAACATTGCCAGAAGGTTTGAGGAAAAATAT GGAAACAAGAAGAGGCGCAGGGATCGTATGCAGGACCTTATTGACATGGGGTATGGGTACGACGAGTCGGACTCTTTTATAGACAACTCTGAGGCG TATGATGAGCTAGTACCTGCTTCGCTGTCAACCAAGTACGGGGGCTTTTACATCAACTCAGGAACGCTGCAGTTCAGGCAGGCATCTGAGTCAGAAGATGAAGCCTCCaaggaaaagaagaagaaatcaCCCAAGGTAAAGCTCACGTTACAGGCATTCTTCCCAGTTGCATCAATCAATGacctgttttttgttttgcttctgcctcCACAGAAAATTAAGGACAGGGGTGAAAaagtgaagaagaagaaaagagcAGAGGATAAGAaatccaaaaaaaacaaacatccaAAGCCAGG ATTCACAGCCTTAAATGGTACAaaagataagaagaaaaagaagcactctATCTTTAAGATGTTGGCGAGATTTGAGCAAGAGAAAAATGCTCAAAAAACCATTATCACACCACCAACCCCTACTCCCACCGTCAAGCCCTCCGGCATTAGCCAGCAGCCTACTCTTCCAAAGCCAACTCCACGCGAGGCTGAGCTGACCCCTGATCCCACCATGTCGTCTCATGTGTCTGAGCTGCTCAAAGCTGTCAGTGCCATAGACTCCATAAGCGAGAAGCCGATAGAGAATGTACCCAACACCCTGCCCGAGAAAAAGCATGGAGTCCAAGGTGGGACAGCATCAGAGCAGGCCACTAAAGCACCTGCATCTCTCCCAGAAGGCTTACCTTTCGCCCTAGAGAAAAGGATCAAGGAGCTGACAAAG gctGTAAGAGCATCAGAGGGTGAAAAGAAAGGTTTGTTATTCTCCCAGGAGATGAACAGCGCTCTGCTTGA CATATATCTATTATCCCGGGAACTGAGCTCCTCTCTCCGTTTGGCAGTCTTCTCACATCTGGCATCAGTCTTACCCTGTGGCAAAGACACTCTG GGGGGTCGGCTACGAGAGCCTCTGCGGAAGCTGAAAGAAGCCGTGGCACGGGCTATGCCAGAGCAAATCAGCAAGTACCACGAAGAGTGCAAAGTGTACAACCAAGCAAAATATGCCAA GTTACTGGAAGAGGACAAGGAGAGAGAGCAGAAGGCAGGCTCGGCAGAGGAGGAGGAAGGAGAGAAGGGTGGTCGGAAATCTTCAGGGCCACGCAAGAAGTTCCAGTGGACAGATGAAATCAG gCAGCTGCTGAGCCAGCTGGTGCGTACAAAGGTAGATATGTTCGAGCAGGAGGAAAATGGCGTGCCAAGTCTAGAAGATTATCTCAAATCCTTCCTGGATGGAGAGGTCAAACCACTGTGGCCCCGAGGCTGGATGCAGGCCag CACACTCTTTAAAGAGTCCAGGCGTGGGTACCCACAGCTCAGTTCCATTCT GGCAAAGAACAGGGCAATGACTGCGCAGAAAGTGAAAATAAAG GACTCTAGTAACAAGAATGAAAAGAAACCAGCTTTGCCACCTAAAGAGGCAGCAACAGATACAGTAGCAACGTCTGTTTCCTCCAAGGACATGGTTTCTTCCTCCGGCCCTCCTCCAGTAGTAGCATCATCTCTCTCTAGCTACACCCAGGACAATTCCCTTGATGGAGATCTCATCCACAACCCTCCTTCACTTGATACTGTTTCAGAGCATTTGACTGCTCTTTCCAGTCGGCCTCCTGCTGCTTGCCTTGACTTTCCTAGCCCCCGAATATGCCTGCCAGAGAAACCAGTAGAGGAGAAGAAGAAGCCCAGTCCTCCCATTAGTGTACAGTTACCAAGAGGGGCTTCCACTGACCAGCCTGTAACTTCAGAAAAGAAAGTCGTGGCACCCAGTCACACTGCAAAGCCTTCTTCTGATGTCCAGCAAGGAAAGCAGAAGCCTCATCTTAATGCACAAGTCAAAACTCTTCAGATCGCCAGGCCATCAATGCAACCTTCTGTGAAGCTTTACCAAATAAGCAACCAACATAGCAAGGTTAATTTAGTGCACCCAGTCCAGAATGGAAGTCCTAGGGTACCAGTCCTATCACCTCCCCAGCGACCCTTCACCAAGCCTGCAATAGTTCAGGGATATCATCCTCCATCTCCTTTAAACAACCTTACCAGGCCTGCTGTGCCTCCAAGCTCTGTAGGCAAGCTAGCTGGAAATGCCGGTACAACAATACAGCAGGTGTATAGGCCGCCAGTACCCAGAAACCCTGTTCCTCCCAGCAGTAGCTCAGGAAGTTCCAGTATCCCGAATTTGAGTCCAAATTCCTCACTCAATCCATCTATTTCAAACGCGTCTCGTAATTCCAGCACTCTCCCCACTAAAAAACCACCTCACCCTCCTCAAAAACTGACCCTAATGGCGCCTCAAGACTCCGGGGTTGGAACACAAGGGGTTGCTAAGCTCCTGACATCTTCCATGGTGACAGGAGTGGGAACCGGCACATCGGCATCATCCACCATCGCT CAGCCCCCAAAATGCAGCCCAGTCCCTACAATCCTCACTTCGACACCATCGCTGACCGTGCTGACTCCAGCTTACAAACCAAATGGAGGCAAGCTTCCAGGTCCAACCCAATTGAGTCTCCTGTCGCCCATCTCCACCTTTCCGCTCCACGTCATTTCCTTTTCAACTGATCCGGTACCCAAAGCTGCAGCATCAAAAGATGCTATTGTCACGGGACCAGCACCAGGCACATTTCATCATGGACTTGCAAGGA ATGTGCTGGGAGCTTTGCATTCCAGCGCTGCTCACCATTCCTCACAGCTTCCTCGTCCATCCCTTGCCAACCACATACAGCCTGGACAGACGG ATGGTGCTCACATTCACGGAAAAGGCCCAGCAGCCCCTCAGAAGAAGCTCTAA